One region of Pseudomonas glycinae genomic DNA includes:
- a CDS encoding zinc-dependent alcohol dehydrogenase family protein — MSRTIRFHKFGPAEVLKCEEHAAAQPGPGEVQVRVEAIGISWYDTLWRQNLASSQARLPSGLGHEMAGVVTAIGDGVEDLAVGDKVASFPAESPNDYPVYGELIVLPRTALTRYPDVLSPIEASVHYTPLLIAYFGYVDLARVKPGQFALVTDASHCAGPSFVQLGKALGVRVIAATKTAEEREYLLSLGAEKVIVTEEEDLLMRINKITDNRGVDVVFDGLGGPQMSLLGDVLAPRGSLVLYGLQGGNQTPFPACAAFQKNIQFFVHCIGNFTGKPELGIIQDHVALQRALRDINQLTADRVLLPLKTRVFPFNEFVEAHRYMDECPCRERVALQIETA; from the coding sequence ATGTCCCGCACGATCCGTTTTCACAAGTTTGGTCCGGCCGAGGTGCTCAAATGCGAAGAGCATGCGGCTGCTCAGCCAGGTCCTGGCGAAGTGCAGGTGCGTGTCGAGGCGATCGGCATCAGCTGGTATGACACGCTCTGGCGTCAGAATCTGGCGTCGTCCCAGGCGCGCCTGCCTTCAGGCCTGGGCCATGAAATGGCCGGTGTGGTCACAGCCATCGGCGACGGCGTCGAAGATCTGGCAGTGGGCGACAAGGTGGCCAGCTTCCCGGCCGAAAGCCCCAACGATTACCCGGTCTACGGCGAACTGATCGTTCTGCCGCGCACCGCGCTGACCCGTTATCCGGACGTGCTCAGCCCGATTGAAGCCAGCGTGCATTACACGCCGCTGTTGATCGCCTATTTTGGCTACGTTGACCTGGCACGAGTCAAACCCGGGCAGTTCGCCCTGGTGACCGACGCCAGCCACTGTGCCGGCCCATCCTTCGTCCAGTTGGGCAAAGCACTGGGTGTGCGGGTGATTGCCGCCACCAAAACGGCGGAGGAACGTGAGTACCTGCTGTCTCTCGGTGCCGAGAAAGTGATCGTCACCGAAGAAGAAGACCTGTTGATGCGCATCAACAAGATCACCGACAACCGTGGTGTCGACGTGGTGTTCGACGGTCTCGGCGGGCCACAGATGTCGCTGCTCGGCGATGTGCTGGCACCCCGTGGCAGTCTGGTGCTGTACGGCTTGCAGGGAGGCAACCAGACGCCGTTCCCAGCGTGCGCAGCGTTCCAGAAGAACATTCAGTTTTTCGTGCATTGCATCGGCAATTTCACCGGCAAGCCGGAGCTCGGCATCATTCAGGATCACGTCGCCCTGCAGCGTGCCTTGCGTGATATCAACCAGCTCACTGCCGACCGTGTGCTGCTGCCGCTCAAGACCCGCGTGTTCCCGTTCAACGAGTTTGTCGAAGCTCACCGCTACATGGACGAGTGCCCATGCCGCGAGCGGGTTGCCTTGCAAATCGAAACTGCCTGA
- a CDS encoding LysR family transcriptional regulator, which yields MNRNDLRRVDLNLLIVFETLMHERSVTRAAEKLFLGQPAISAALSRLRSLFDDPLFVRTGRSMEPSARAVEIFALLSPALDSISTAVSRAAEFDPATSTSVFRIGLSDDVEFALLPMLLKRLRAEAPGIVLVVRRVNYILMPGLLASGEISIGVSYTTDLPANAKRKVLRRSAPKLLRADTVPGPLSLDDYCARPHALVSFAGDLSGFVDEELEKLGRKRHVVLAVPQFNGLGTLLAGTDIVATVPDYTAEALTAAGGLRAEDPPLPTRTFELHMAWRGSQDNDPGERWLRSRIQMFFGDPDSL from the coding sequence ATGAATCGTAATGACCTGCGTCGTGTCGACCTCAACCTGTTGATCGTGTTTGAAACGCTGATGCATGAGCGCAGCGTGACTCGTGCAGCGGAAAAGCTGTTTCTCGGACAACCGGCGATCAGCGCGGCGCTCTCGCGTCTGCGCAGCCTGTTCGACGATCCTTTGTTTGTGCGCACCGGGCGCAGCATGGAGCCTTCCGCCCGCGCGGTGGAAATCTTCGCCCTGCTCTCCCCGGCCCTGGACTCGATTTCGACCGCCGTCAGCCGCGCGGCGGAATTCGACCCGGCCACCAGCACCTCGGTGTTTCGCATCGGCCTGTCGGACGACGTCGAGTTCGCGTTGTTGCCGATGCTGCTCAAGCGCCTGCGCGCCGAAGCGCCCGGCATCGTGCTGGTGGTACGCCGCGTCAACTACATTCTGATGCCGGGCCTGCTCGCCTCCGGCGAAATCTCCATCGGCGTCAGCTACACCACCGATTTGCCGGCCAACGCCAAACGCAAGGTTCTGCGCCGCAGCGCCCCCAAACTGCTGCGCGCCGATACTGTGCCGGGCCCATTGAGCCTGGATGATTACTGCGCTCGTCCACATGCGCTGGTGTCGTTTGCCGGTGACCTCAGTGGTTTCGTCGATGAGGAACTGGAAAAACTCGGGCGTAAACGGCACGTGGTATTGGCCGTGCCGCAGTTCAACGGCTTGGGTACGCTGCTGGCGGGCACCGACATCGTCGCGACCGTCCCCGATTACACAGCGGAAGCCCTGACTGCCGCTGGCGGCCTGCGCGCCGAAGACCCACCGCTGCCGACGCGCACGTTCGAGCTGCACATGGCCTGGCGTGGGTCGCAGGATAATGATCCGGGGGAGCGGTGGTTGCGGTCGCGGATTCAGATGTTCTTTGGGGACCCTGACAGTCTCTAG
- a CDS encoding MFS transporter, whose amino-acid sequence MTDCLSNTVSDRHCGVGADLEPSTPAWMAVFSLAMGVFGLLTAEYLPASLLTLMANDLGVSEALAGQAVTVTAVVALFAGLLVPGLTRGIDRRWVLLGFSTLMVASNLLVAVSSSFAVLLLMRILLGIALGGFWSMAAAVAMRLVPSALLPRALSIIFSGIAIGTVVAVPLGSYLGGLYGWRSAFFAAAAVGMVTLAFQSLTLPCLAPRRPARLRTVLEVLLRPGIAMGMFGCVLVHSGHFAMFTYVRPFLEGTTGIGPQGLSLMLLGFGVANFVGTLLAGRLLERHPLATLVLMPALVGVAALALVLLPASVPGQAVLLAIWGLAFGGVPVAWSNWVASAVPDQAESAGGMVVASVQSAIATGAAAGGAMFSLGGSAAVFVAAAMLMLLAALLIALRVRVPTVHGVRQAKPALHL is encoded by the coding sequence ATGACTGACTGTTTAAGTAACACCGTATCCGACCGCCATTGCGGCGTCGGCGCGGACTTGGAACCTTCGACGCCCGCGTGGATGGCCGTCTTCTCGTTGGCAATGGGTGTGTTCGGGTTACTGACCGCTGAATACCTGCCGGCGAGTTTGTTGACGCTGATGGCTAACGATCTGGGAGTGTCCGAAGCGCTGGCTGGCCAGGCGGTAACGGTGACAGCCGTGGTGGCGCTGTTCGCGGGCCTGTTGGTGCCAGGCCTGACCCGCGGCATCGATCGACGTTGGGTGTTGCTGGGTTTTTCCACGTTGATGGTGGCGTCGAATCTGTTGGTCGCCGTTTCCTCCAGCTTCGCGGTGCTGTTGTTGATGCGCATCTTGCTGGGTATTGCCCTTGGCGGGTTCTGGAGCATGGCGGCAGCGGTAGCGATGCGTTTGGTGCCGAGTGCTTTGTTGCCTCGGGCGTTGTCGATCATCTTCAGCGGCATAGCGATTGGGACGGTCGTTGCGGTGCCGCTGGGCAGTTATCTGGGCGGGTTATATGGCTGGCGCAGCGCGTTCTTTGCAGCGGCGGCAGTAGGCATGGTGACCCTGGCTTTCCAGTCGCTCACGCTGCCGTGCCTTGCACCGCGCCGGCCGGCAAGACTGCGCACCGTTCTGGAGGTATTGCTGCGCCCGGGCATCGCCATGGGCATGTTCGGTTGTGTACTGGTGCACAGCGGGCACTTTGCGATGTTCACTTATGTTCGGCCATTTCTTGAAGGAACTACCGGCATCGGTCCGCAAGGGCTGTCGCTGATGCTGCTGGGGTTCGGCGTGGCGAACTTCGTCGGCACGCTGTTGGCCGGGAGGCTGCTGGAGCGCCACCCTCTGGCCACTCTGGTATTGATGCCCGCGCTGGTCGGCGTCGCAGCACTGGCGTTGGTGCTGTTGCCGGCGTCGGTGCCGGGGCAGGCGGTATTGCTGGCGATCTGGGGTCTGGCCTTTGGTGGTGTGCCGGTGGCGTGGTCGAACTGGGTCGCCAGCGCGGTACCTGATCAGGCGGAAAGCGCCGGGGGCATGGTGGTGGCCTCTGTGCAGTCCGCCATCGCAACGGGCGCGGCTGCTGGCGGCGCGATGTTCAGCCTTGGAGGAAGTGCCGCCGTATTCGTGGCGGCGGCCATGCTGATGCTGCTGGCCGCGTTACTGATTGCGCTGCGTGTCCGCGTGCCTACTGTCCATGGCGTTCGCCAGGCCAAGCCCGCGTTGCACCTTTGA
- a CDS encoding AraC family transcriptional regulator codes for MSADQFALSSDLINELLRGMRLRGVEYRRIQAGPTFGLSFAQKPGHAWFHFMAVGNAELRMEDGNTYALSAGNAVFISHGATHQLLSHPDAPVQDIDGLDGETLGDTISAVDTGTDACPTPSTLLFSGCMEFELGSIHGLGRLMPGLMLIDAGGQRYPGLVPILTAMEREVSAARVGFAGILARLADVVAAMVVRGWVECACGNASGLIAALRDPRLAGALLALHQQPGRDWTVAQLAEHCNTSRSVFAERFQVTIGMTPLRYVTELRMRLASQWLTLERLPIEEVAQRLGYTSQAAFSRAFKRITGRTPGLSRKARQPATT; via the coding sequence ATGTCTGCAGATCAGTTTGCTCTCTCCTCGGACCTCATCAATGAACTATTGCGCGGCATGCGCCTGCGTGGCGTTGAATACCGGCGTATCCAGGCGGGTCCCACTTTTGGATTGAGCTTCGCGCAAAAGCCTGGGCACGCCTGGTTCCACTTCATGGCCGTGGGCAATGCGGAACTGCGAATGGAGGACGGCAACACCTACGCGCTGTCTGCCGGCAACGCCGTGTTCATCTCCCATGGTGCGACCCATCAACTGCTTTCCCATCCGGACGCGCCTGTTCAAGACATCGACGGTCTAGACGGCGAAACCTTGGGTGACACCATCAGTGCGGTGGATACCGGAACCGATGCCTGCCCCACGCCGAGCACTCTCTTGTTCAGTGGTTGCATGGAGTTTGAACTGGGCAGTATCCATGGGCTCGGCCGGCTGATGCCGGGCCTGATGCTGATTGATGCCGGCGGCCAGCGTTACCCCGGGCTGGTACCGATCCTGACCGCCATGGAACGGGAGGTCAGCGCCGCCCGTGTGGGGTTCGCCGGTATCCTCGCGCGGTTGGCCGACGTGGTGGCCGCCATGGTTGTTCGCGGCTGGGTGGAGTGCGCCTGCGGCAATGCTTCCGGGCTGATCGCCGCCTTACGCGATCCACGCCTGGCCGGTGCACTGCTTGCGCTCCATCAACAACCGGGCCGCGACTGGACCGTTGCGCAGTTGGCAGAGCACTGCAATACCTCGCGCTCGGTATTCGCGGAGCGCTTCCAGGTCACGATTGGCATGACTCCACTGCGCTACGTGACCGAACTGCGAATGCGGCTTGCAAGCCAGTGGCTGACGCTCGAAAGGCTGCCGATTGAAGAGGTGGCGCAGCGCTTGGGCTATACATCCCAGGCTGCTTTCAGTCGTGCATTCAAGCGCATTACGGGCAGGACACCGGGTTTGAGTCGCAAGGCGAGGCAGCCCGCGACTACTTGA
- a CDS encoding SDR family oxidoreductase — MVNVSQAPLILITGGSRGVGAATARLAAEQGYDVAISYVANESAALAVAADIEAMGRKALAMRADSADPEQVASLFTAIDRTFGRIDVLVNNAGVLAQQSRLEDLGFERMQRIFAVNALGPILCAQQAVKLMSLRHGGAGGVVINVSSASARLGSPNEYVDYAASKGALETFTIGFAKEVAREGIRVNCVRPGHIYTDMHASGGEPGRVDRVKDSIPMGRGGQPDEVARAILWLASAEASFVTGTFLDVTGGK; from the coding sequence ATGGTTAACGTCTCGCAGGCTCCGCTGATTCTGATTACCGGTGGCAGCCGAGGAGTGGGCGCCGCCACCGCCCGACTCGCTGCCGAGCAGGGCTACGACGTGGCGATCAGTTACGTTGCCAATGAGTCTGCTGCGCTGGCGGTAGCGGCAGATATAGAAGCGATGGGGCGCAAGGCGTTGGCGATGCGCGCCGACAGTGCCGATCCCGAGCAGGTTGCGAGTCTTTTTACCGCGATCGACCGCACGTTCGGGCGCATTGATGTCCTGGTCAACAACGCAGGCGTGCTGGCGCAGCAGTCACGCCTTGAGGATCTGGGTTTCGAACGCATGCAACGCATCTTTGCGGTCAATGCGCTCGGGCCGATTCTGTGCGCCCAGCAGGCTGTGAAGCTCATGTCTCTGCGGCACGGTGGTGCGGGAGGCGTGGTGATCAATGTCTCGTCGGCTTCGGCGCGTCTGGGCAGTCCAAATGAGTATGTTGACTACGCAGCATCGAAGGGGGCGCTGGAAACGTTCACCATCGGGTTCGCCAAGGAGGTGGCCCGTGAGGGCATTCGCGTCAACTGTGTCCGCCCGGGCCACATCTATACCGACATGCATGCCAGCGGCGGCGAACCGGGGCGGGTCGATCGGGTCAAGGACTCAATCCCGATGGGCCGGGGCGGGCAGCCAGACGAGGTGGCGCGGGCCATTTTGTGGCTGGCCAGCGCAGAGGCATCATTTGTGACCGGTACATTCCTCGACGTAACCGGCGGCAAGTGA
- a CDS encoding EamA family transporter yields MPNHLVLLVLFAALLHAGWNALLRGGADRLWSMTVMCVAIAMVCAVAAIFMAAPAPQSWGYALLSALLHVGYNLFLVRSYRVGDLGQIYPISRGSSPALITLGAALFAGETITPGQLLGIALVSGGIISLAFRGRSLSVPSLPYALGTGGFIAAYSVVDGIGARLSGAPLAYTVWMSALWGVLMPAVYIGLRDARSLFSIRPGMPAAAMGGLVSLIAYAIVIYAMNEAPLGAVSALRETSVLFAALLGYLFLGETLTVRRMLACVVIASGAIIIG; encoded by the coding sequence ATGCCTAATCATCTCGTCCTCCTTGTCCTGTTCGCCGCGCTGCTGCACGCCGGCTGGAATGCATTGCTGCGCGGCGGTGCCGATCGGCTTTGGTCGATGACGGTGATGTGCGTTGCCATCGCGATGGTCTGTGCAGTTGCCGCGATATTCATGGCGGCGCCTGCGCCTCAAAGCTGGGGGTATGCGCTGCTGTCGGCATTGCTGCACGTTGGTTACAACCTGTTTCTGGTGCGCAGTTACCGGGTCGGCGATCTGGGACAGATTTATCCGATTTCGCGCGGCTCATCGCCTGCATTGATCACGCTCGGCGCTGCGCTGTTTGCCGGCGAAACCATAACCCCCGGCCAGTTGCTCGGCATTGCGCTGGTGTCAGGCGGAATCATCTCGCTGGCCTTCCGGGGGCGCAGCCTGTCGGTGCCCAGCCTGCCTTATGCGCTGGGCACCGGTGGTTTTATCGCGGCTTACAGCGTGGTCGACGGCATTGGCGCCCGGCTTTCCGGTGCGCCGCTTGCCTACACGGTGTGGATGAGCGCTCTGTGGGGCGTACTGATGCCGGCGGTGTACATCGGTCTGCGCGATGCCCGCAGCCTGTTTTCGATCCGGCCCGGAATGCCCGCTGCAGCGATGGGCGGGCTGGTCTCTTTGATTGCCTATGCAATCGTTATTTACGCGATGAACGAAGCCCCGCTGGGCGCGGTGTCAGCCCTGCGTGAAACCAGCGTGCTGTTTGCGGCGCTGCTTGGCTACCTGTTCCTCGGTGAAACACTTACCGTCCGCCGGATGCTGGCCTGTGTGGTGATCGCCAGCGGCGCGATCATCATCGGCTGA
- the gcvA gene encoding transcriptional regulator GcvA: MRDLPPTATLRAFEVSTRHPTFTAAAQELHVTQSAVSHQLRHLEDLWGLQLFERGKSLRLTPAGATLAPIVREFFMSLEATLADLREQKGRVRLSVSTTYSFALKWLLPRLPSLARQHPELLVSLDTTDKVIHFASSEADVAIRLGKGNYPGLYSQFLFGEQVFPVASPELLQRVGMPGSPADLLQLPLLARDGAELAPKWEAWFQSVGLAFSPLRESVRFGDTNMTVEAALLGHGIALVRSGHVEKEIDDGRLVRLFDVPFQSPLAYYFVCPKGVETQPHIESFREWLLGEALKVQGGQV, encoded by the coding sequence ATGAGAGATCTACCCCCGACCGCGACCTTGCGTGCTTTCGAGGTGTCGACCCGACACCCGACGTTCACCGCCGCCGCGCAGGAACTGCATGTGACCCAGAGCGCGGTCAGCCACCAGCTGCGACACCTGGAAGATCTATGGGGCTTGCAGCTGTTTGAAAGGGGCAAGTCGTTACGCCTTACGCCTGCGGGCGCTACCCTGGCGCCGATTGTGCGCGAGTTTTTCATGAGCCTTGAGGCGACGCTGGCTGATCTGCGTGAGCAAAAGGGCAGGGTCCGGCTCAGCGTCAGTACGACGTATTCCTTTGCGTTGAAATGGTTGCTGCCACGCTTGCCGAGCCTGGCCCGCCAGCACCCGGAACTGTTGGTGTCGCTGGACACCACGGACAAGGTCATCCATTTCGCCAGCAGCGAAGCCGATGTCGCGATCCGCTTGGGCAAGGGCAACTACCCCGGTCTTTATTCGCAGTTTTTGTTCGGTGAGCAGGTTTTTCCGGTGGCCAGTCCCGAACTGCTGCAACGCGTCGGAATGCCGGGCAGTCCCGCCGATTTGCTGCAGTTGCCGCTGCTGGCTCGTGACGGCGCCGAACTGGCGCCGAAATGGGAAGCGTGGTTCCAGTCCGTCGGGCTGGCGTTTTCCCCGCTGCGGGAAAGCGTCAGGTTTGGCGATACCAATATGACGGTGGAGGCGGCTTTACTCGGCCATGGCATTGCTCTGGTGCGCAGCGGGCACGTCGAGAAGGAAATCGACGACGGCCGTCTGGTGCGGCTGTTCGATGTGCCGTTTCAGTCACCGCTCGCTTATTACTTCGTTTGCCCCAAGGGCGTTGAGACGCAGCCGCACATTGAGAGTTTTCGCGAATGGTTGCTCGGTGAGGCGCTTAAAGTGCAAGGCGGACAGGTTTAG
- a CDS encoding FUSC family protein has translation MTRLTIRLFAAIPRPWMSATFAYVLRGVLAAGLALWLGFELHLDSPFSGASTVLLLVQPVQGAVRGKGFYRMLGTLAGLLAACVLTGLFAQQMLLFLLGIGLWLGFCVATMTVLRHYQATAAVVAGYTVCLALGPAIVAPQKAFEHIMTRGTAVALGVLCLSLVVTLFSPRTMENTIRRTLAEVCARSARLLAMRLSGEQGVERIAQAHQLAIDIGKVDDLLGLGRGESVLLRARQPAIQAGLAHLQAVVLDMHYDRHCLENDATLLAQTSSGLHALSQRMIDADGDYRACALIVDQLRIRVDACKRATPGPRSFGEQLADLSAALQHFSSLDHRRREPVRAVSFHRNYADAARNGCRALLALLATGAVWYLSGWDQGPTLLAVVGPCCTLLATAPAPEQGMAGFIRGTFYAVIAAALCKFLLLPQINDFPLLLLSLAAFWSFGIHATSLPRNALQGVAYLIGFNTLVSTGGTAIYDFADFANQSLAWFVAMAICLLAFQIMPRDRARDVRALKRSIHRGVRSLLRRAGAVNHPQWQAQQQHRIVTLKNLLGTESTLDDRAGWLSLQLSRQLNQLHHKTCELGADSAVAQCARTGIRRMARDADVPAISAAQARRTAKAMSRLGADHLAIAYSNLARLLEQYAIIASPVTRKRQPLNFRSNMT, from the coding sequence ATGACCCGTCTGACAATACGGCTGTTCGCGGCCATCCCTCGGCCCTGGATGTCTGCCACTTTCGCCTACGTATTACGCGGCGTCCTGGCGGCAGGATTGGCGCTGTGGCTCGGCTTTGAGCTGCATCTGGACTCGCCGTTCTCGGGCGCTTCCACCGTGTTGCTGTTGGTGCAACCGGTACAAGGCGCGGTTCGTGGCAAGGGCTTCTATCGGATGCTGGGAACGCTGGCAGGTTTGCTCGCGGCCTGCGTCCTGACCGGGCTGTTTGCGCAACAGATGCTGCTGTTCTTGCTGGGCATCGGTCTTTGGCTGGGCTTCTGTGTGGCGACGATGACCGTGTTGCGTCATTACCAGGCCACTGCCGCCGTGGTGGCCGGTTATACCGTCTGCCTGGCGCTGGGGCCGGCCATTGTCGCGCCGCAAAAGGCTTTCGAGCACATCATGACTCGCGGCACAGCAGTGGCACTCGGCGTGCTGTGCCTGAGCCTGGTGGTCACGCTGTTCAGTCCGAGAACCATGGAAAACACCATCAGGCGCACGCTCGCCGAGGTCTGTGCCCGCAGCGCAAGGCTACTCGCGATGCGCCTCTCGGGCGAACAGGGTGTCGAGCGGATTGCACAGGCTCATCAGCTCGCCATTGATATCGGCAAAGTGGACGATCTGTTAGGGCTCGGACGTGGTGAGTCTGTGCTGCTTCGCGCGCGGCAACCGGCCATTCAGGCAGGGCTGGCGCACCTGCAAGCCGTGGTGCTCGACATGCACTACGACCGGCACTGCTTGGAAAACGACGCGACATTACTCGCCCAAACAAGCTCGGGGTTGCACGCGCTGAGCCAGCGGATGATCGATGCCGATGGAGACTATCGCGCCTGTGCCCTGATCGTGGACCAACTGCGTATTCGGGTGGACGCTTGTAAGCGGGCAACCCCAGGCCCACGTTCGTTCGGCGAACAACTGGCCGACCTGAGCGCAGCCTTGCAGCACTTTTCCAGCCTCGATCACCGTCGCCGAGAACCGGTAAGGGCCGTGAGTTTCCACCGCAACTACGCCGATGCCGCGCGCAACGGCTGCAGAGCATTGCTCGCCCTGTTGGCCACCGGCGCAGTCTGGTACCTCAGCGGCTGGGATCAGGGCCCCACTTTGTTGGCGGTCGTTGGACCCTGCTGCACGCTGCTGGCGACCGCTCCCGCGCCTGAACAAGGCATGGCCGGTTTTATCCGGGGTACGTTCTATGCCGTGATCGCAGCTGCGCTGTGCAAGTTTCTGCTGCTGCCGCAGATCAACGATTTCCCTCTGTTGCTGCTGTCGCTGGCGGCATTCTGGTCGTTCGGGATTCACGCAACGAGCCTGCCTCGCAACGCGTTGCAAGGGGTTGCATACCTGATCGGCTTTAACACCTTGGTGAGTACGGGCGGAACCGCAATCTATGATTTCGCTGATTTCGCGAATCAGTCGCTCGCCTGGTTCGTGGCCATGGCCATCTGCCTGTTGGCCTTCCAGATAATGCCGAGAGACAGAGCCCGGGATGTTCGAGCACTGAAGCGTTCGATCCACAGGGGCGTTCGGTCACTGCTGCGCCGTGCAGGCGCTGTCAATCACCCGCAGTGGCAAGCGCAACAACAGCATCGAATCGTCACACTGAAAAATCTGCTTGGCACCGAGAGCACGCTCGATGACCGAGCAGGCTGGCTGTCACTGCAATTGAGCAGGCAATTGAACCAACTGCATCACAAAACCTGCGAATTGGGCGCTGACTCTGCCGTCGCCCAATGTGCTCGTACCGGCATTCGGCGGATGGCTCGCGATGCAGATGTCCCGGCGATCAGCGCGGCACAGGCACGGCGCACAGCAAAAGCGATGAGCCGGCTCGGGGCGGATCATCTGGCGATTGCTTACTCAAACCTCGCCCGGCTGCTGGAGCAATACGCAATCATCGCGAGTCCCGTTACGCGCAAGAGGCAACCACTGAACTTTCGCTCTAACATGACTTGA
- a CDS encoding HlyD family secretion protein — MSAVKMLKPVVTLVLGTLALMFCLQLWRAYVLAPWTRDGRVSAQVVRIAPEVSGQIDQLVVSDNQRVAKGDLLYRIDVRSYRLALQQRRAELAESRSVFDQRNAQYQRRAQLAGAIAREEVDNAARDLAVAQARLDAARSHLEQAQLDLERTTIRSPVDGYVTQLRLHPGDYAEAGHTNLFVVDGHSFWITGYFEETKLPGVRIGAPVSIKLMSFAPVLEGHVASMGRGIADTNEVRNDSGLPEVSPTFSWIRLAQRVPVRIELDKVPEGVELAAGMTASVEVTQPDGLPRWRLIHWLQAFM; from the coding sequence ATGTCTGCAGTCAAAATGCTCAAGCCTGTCGTCACTCTCGTGTTGGGTACATTGGCCCTGATGTTCTGCCTGCAACTCTGGCGCGCTTACGTCCTGGCGCCGTGGACGCGGGACGGGCGCGTGAGTGCGCAGGTTGTGCGGATTGCACCGGAGGTGTCCGGGCAAATCGATCAGTTGGTGGTCAGCGATAACCAACGGGTGGCCAAGGGCGATCTGCTGTATCGAATCGATGTGCGCTCTTATCGATTGGCCCTGCAGCAGCGCAGGGCGGAGTTGGCTGAGTCACGCAGCGTGTTCGACCAGCGCAACGCTCAATACCAGCGTCGTGCACAACTGGCCGGGGCCATCGCCCGGGAAGAGGTCGACAACGCCGCACGTGACCTGGCGGTGGCGCAAGCGCGGCTGGATGCGGCACGCAGTCATCTTGAGCAGGCACAACTCGACCTTGAACGCACGACGATCCGCTCGCCGGTCGATGGCTACGTCACGCAACTGCGGCTGCATCCGGGTGATTACGCAGAGGCTGGGCATACCAACCTGTTCGTGGTCGACGGCCACAGTTTCTGGATCACCGGTTACTTCGAAGAGACCAAGCTGCCGGGAGTGCGTATCGGTGCGCCGGTGTCGATCAAACTGATGAGCTTCGCGCCGGTGCTCGAAGGTCATGTCGCAAGCATGGGCCGAGGAATTGCGGACACCAATGAAGTGCGCAACGACAGCGGTTTGCCCGAGGTGAGCCCGACCTTCAGCTGGATTCGCCTGGCACAACGGGTGCCGGTGCGCATCGAACTGGACAAGGTACCGGAAGGCGTGGAGCTGGCAGCGGGCATGACCGCCAGCGTCGAAGTCACGCAGCCCGACGGGCTGCCGCGCTGGCGCCTGATCCATTGGTTGCAGGCGTTCATGTGA
- a CDS encoding DUF1656 domain-containing protein, whose product MLNEIAIANLYFPPLFIYLGVAFLAYTLIERLTRHWLDKVWHPALARFFVSLIVLSTLVVHY is encoded by the coding sequence ATGCTTAACGAAATCGCCATTGCCAACCTCTACTTTCCTCCTTTGTTCATCTACCTCGGTGTGGCGTTCCTGGCCTACACCCTGATCGAACGTCTGACCCGTCATTGGCTGGACAAAGTGTGGCACCCCGCGCTGGCACGTTTCTTCGTCTCGCTCATCGTCCTGTCGACGCTGGTCGTCCATTACTGA
- a CDS encoding AraC family transcriptional regulator has translation MAETHPLPVDQFEYDNLAQPAVALMLAPQRNDSESAEHTHRKGQLVVAYRGGIVCTGENGVWMVPSGFGVWIPGGISHSNRVTANGQVCFLFVEPDAASLPDHCCTLALSPLILQLILHLSDQAQDYRADSRTSRLAGVLLEELEQAPTEQLYLPLPASKPLRRIARALAQNPANRATMADWAQQVAMSERSLARLIKAETGLTFGQWRKQWQIIVALQSLAEGLSVQRTAEALGYESVSSFISMFRKTLGSSPARYLRSTPISALADRSA, from the coding sequence ATGGCCGAAACCCATCCCTTGCCTGTCGATCAGTTCGAGTACGACAACCTCGCGCAGCCTGCCGTCGCGCTGATGCTCGCCCCCCAGCGCAACGACAGTGAGTCCGCCGAACACACGCACCGCAAAGGACAATTGGTCGTGGCTTACCGCGGCGGCATTGTCTGCACGGGCGAAAATGGTGTGTGGATGGTCCCTTCAGGTTTCGGTGTCTGGATTCCCGGCGGTATTTCCCACAGCAACCGCGTAACGGCCAACGGTCAGGTGTGTTTTCTGTTCGTCGAACCCGACGCCGCCTCATTGCCCGATCACTGCTGCACATTGGCGCTGTCGCCGCTGATTCTGCAGTTGATCCTGCACCTGAGCGATCAGGCGCAGGATTACCGCGCTGACTCGCGCACCTCGCGGCTGGCCGGTGTGCTGCTTGAAGAGCTTGAACAAGCGCCGACCGAGCAGCTCTACCTGCCGCTGCCCGCTTCCAAACCATTGCGCAGGATCGCCCGAGCCTTGGCCCAAAACCCTGCCAACCGCGCCACCATGGCCGATTGGGCACAACAGGTGGCGATGAGCGAACGTTCGCTGGCCCGGCTGATAAAAGCCGAAACCGGACTCACTTTTGGCCAGTGGCGCAAGCAATGGCAGATCATCGTCGCGCTGCAAAGCCTGGCCGAGGGGCTATCCGTGCAAAGAACGGCGGAAGCGCTGGGCTACGAATCGGTCAGTTCCTTCATCAGCATGTTTCGCAAGACTCTGGGCAGCTCCCCCGCACGCTATCTGCGCAGCACCCCTATATCAGCGTTGGCTGATCGTTCAGCGTGA